A genomic region of Nostoc sp. UHCC 0702 contains the following coding sequences:
- a CDS encoding Uma2 family endonuclease produces the protein MLEYNLPRYLPSAEELPDSDETPVDNELQELIPGLLKAILLLLWAERMDWLFGVDMGIYYHPDKPAIVPDAFLSLGVERFYDEELRPSYVLWDENVTPILVLEVVSQNYRKEYTDKLHDYEALGVLYYVIYSSRRRRKPRLEVHKLVNGKYELQTSNPVWLPEIGLGIGCERGNYSGVTREWLYWYDELGQRYLTPQEQIQLERQRAQQERQRAQQLAEQLRALGIDPDNLG, from the coding sequence ATGTTAGAGTACAACTTGCCCAGATACTTACCCTCAGCCGAAGAACTACCAGACTCAGATGAAACGCCTGTGGATAATGAGTTGCAAGAATTGATACCAGGCTTGCTGAAGGCGATACTGCTGCTATTGTGGGCAGAACGCATGGACTGGTTGTTTGGCGTAGACATGGGGATTTATTATCACCCTGACAAACCGGCAATTGTGCCAGATGCATTTTTAAGCTTGGGGGTAGAGCGGTTTTATGATGAAGAGTTACGTCCCAGTTATGTGTTGTGGGATGAAAATGTAACACCAATTTTGGTGTTAGAAGTAGTTTCCCAAAATTATCGCAAAGAATACACCGACAAATTGCATGATTATGAAGCTTTGGGTGTACTTTATTACGTAATTTATTCATCTCGCCGTCGCCGCAAACCGCGTTTAGAAGTACATAAGTTAGTCAATGGTAAGTATGAATTGCAAACATCAAACCCAGTTTGGCTACCAGAAATTGGATTAGGAATCGGTTGTGAACGCGGTAACTATAGCGGTGTGACGCGGGAATGGTTGTATTGGTATGACGAACTTGGACAACGTTATCTTACACCCCAAGAGCAGATTCAGCTTGAACGCCAACGCGCTCAACAAGAACGTCAACGCGCTCAACAATTGGCAGAACAATTAAGAGCGCTGGGGATAGATCCGGATAATCTGGGGTAA